CAAGGTTCAAGCatcatttatttgattatttgtcTGATGAGACAATGAAGACAATTCTGAAATTGGGAGTCAGGATAGATGAGTTTGATTATTATCAAAGTCACTTGCTAACTGTGGGTAAATAATCCAACCTCAGCCttaatttccttgtctgtaaaatgaagataataacatgGCACctttgccatgaatattttgtgaggatcaaatgatataacatgTCTAGTGCTTTCCAAACATTAAAGTGCTACAGAAATACTTAATGATATTATAGGTGTgtcattattatttctaaaagaaTGGAACACCACCCCATAagcacatatatttgtgtgtgtgtgtgtgtgtgtgtgtgtgtgtgtgtgtgtgtttagatcATACTATTCATCACTTTGGAATACCTTGGATTGTTTGCAATTAGGTTTGTGTTATTTTAGTTAAGTATTGAGTAAtctatcaattaattaattgaataatTATAATCAAGTCTTACATATGGACCAAGCACTTGGAATAGAAACATGTAAAATAAGAACTTTTTCTTAAGGCATTTGAAATCTACATGAAAAAATATGTATTggttaaaatatatacataggaAATATAAGATATTTCTAGGAGGTTCCTAATTACAGGAAAAGGATGAGAGGACAACGTAGGGAAGGCTTTGTGGGGAACAAAGTTCTTGAACAGACTGATGAAGGAAATATGACATTCTTCAGAGTTAACGAGGGAGAGGATTCTAGTCATTCACCAATGTGAATGCCTAGAAATGGGAGGTGAGATGCTGTGTATGAAGTGTGGAACAGCAAGAAAGTCATTGCAGGTTGTGAGAAAAGGAACAATGAATTAGTTTAGAATAactggtagaagaaaaattgaatgaagcTTTTAAATTCAAATCATGCAATTCATATTTTATCAGAGAGGCAATAAAAAGTTTCTGCATTTTGTTGACTAGTAAAATACTATGCTCAAACGTGTTAAGGAAACATTCCTTTGGCAGCTATGAATAAGATGAACTTGAATTAGGAGAAACTTGAGTCAAGCAGAGCACATATGAAGTCATTACCATATTCCCAGTGAGAGATGATCAAGGTTAGAATCTGGGTAGTGTCTATGTGAGCCAGGAGGAGGGGACAGATGTGAAACCTCAAGATGTGGCATATCATTGCCAATGATTATTGATGATAGAGAATTAGGCATGGAGAATTACAATGGGACTGAAACTGCGAGATTATAAGGAAGGTAGTGTCTTTGACAAAAAGAAGATGTAGACAGTGATAGGTTGGGGCAGAAACATGAGCTGGACAGAAACATTAGACATGTTAATTTTGAAAGTCACATTGAATATTTAGATCAAAATTCCCTATTAACAAATCAGGAATTCACCAGTCATGTTATAAGCTTCCATAATGAGCTATTTTGAGGGAGACACATTGAAAAAGGCAAAATTCAAGGTTAATGGGACATGATTTTGGCATGATTAAATAGATACAAGATCCACAACAAAGCAGATGGAAAATTCCCCAAGAAAAGTCTTTCCACTTGGGAAGACTGGGAAAACTCATGCAGAAGATGAGACTTGAGTTAAGACCCACGGAAAGCTAAGTAAACTAAAAGACTAgaactaaagagagagagagcattccagataTCGCATCCAGCGTGTACAAAGGACTGGAAATGGGATTCTACATCTGTGTGAAGCAAAACAAGTAGTCCTTTAAGACTGGAGCATAAAGTGCATGGAGAGCAATTGTGTGACAAAAGGGAGGAATGGGCTGGTGGATGATGAGCTTTAAATGACAAAACctagtttatatttgattcttaaaGTAACAGGAATCCCCTGGACTTTCTTGAGCAGTGTTGGATCATTGCCCACCCTGTATTTTAGGGAAATCACTACAGTGGACTACTATAGGTGGAGAACAAAAGATGCTTGCCCAACTGTTCTTATGGGAGAAAGTATATATATTAGTTTTCATTCGTCAGCTTAGCCATTTCATAGCAAATGCTGATTACGTACATGAACATTACAAATAATGCATAATGAGTAAATCCATTTATTATAGACAACATAGAAAACAGAAATGCAAGTAGTATATAAAACCAAATATATACAAGAATTAGTTAGCTTTCAGTTGAGTATTATAAGATATCAGTTCATCCAAGGGGAAGTGGAAGACCATATGTGATGATTAACAAAAAGGAATAGTATGCAAATAGAACTAATAATGTATGATCATCTTGAATGGTAATTCATTGCAGTTTATTGTAAAAATGCCAGGGAGCTACTGGAGTTCTTGGATGAGGTGAATTCCAGGGTCAGGCCTCTTCTTCTTAGAACAGTACCATGGAGGTTTTGCATATCCATAAATATGTGCACATACCTATTTACATAAATGTTAATTTGGAGGGTCTCCTATTTATGTGGGTTGACATCATTGAATTTTTCTGGTTTCTTGTTTGCCTTGGCTCTTGATTGTCAAACTTTCTATTGCTACTAAATAGACGGGTATTTGAGGAGGACCTATGACGTCTTTAGACCCAAATCTCCTTCTctgtaaaaaatgaaaggattggattgGAAAATCATTATGATCCCTGCCAGACTTAATTTTCTGTGAGTATATAGCTCTCTCAGACTCAATTTCCCTACCTGTAAGATGGGGAAAACAATGCTGTATCACATACCTAACAGGGTTACTCTGAAAATCTGATTGGATACAAATTGACAATGTTCTTGGACTCAAGATGATGTGATATCAAGTCACACATCTGATGTATTCCAGttttgtgatcatgggcaagacTCTTGAGCTCTCAATaataagaataatgttttttgtccttcgttcttACAGAAGACCATGACCTCTCAGTACCTCCCAGGTAATTCTTTTCTTTACATCACAGCTGAGTTTTTGGGTTGCCAATCAATATAATTGTAAATCAATGGAGCCATTTTTAGGTATAGAATCTCCTAAATCAGGATTAGGAAACTGTTTTTTCCTGCCAAatgccatttggatatttatgacatcatttACTTTCTATAATCCACCACTTAAAAAACTTTTAGATTTATTGAACTGAGAATCCTGCCTTAGGTTGtcatggcagtgccagaccaaatgatttcatgggcctTATAAGACCCCAGGCTGGATGTTGCCTGCCCCTgccttatatcaatgaaattacaagtccTGACGATTCTTGTATATTGAAGCAGTGAGGTGGGGTGCTCTCTGAATTGCTTCAACATCtaacttttaaagaaaagaaatgaaatgctcTTTTGCTTGGATGCTTCTCCCACTATTCCACTGGAAGGCAAGACCTGACTCATGCACCACTTTTTATAAGAACTTTCATGGCCTCTTTTACTTCCTTGTTTCTTAGACTGTAGATCAAGGGGTTCAGCATGGGGATCACGATACCATAAAACACAGAGGccactttttcattttcttgtgaCTCACTGGAAGAAGGGTGTAAATACATGTAAATAGTTGTCCCATAGAAAATGGCAACAGCGGTCATGTGAGAGCCACAGGTAGAGAAGGCTTTGTGCCTCCCTTTGGCAGAGGGCATCCTCAAGATGGCAGAGAGTATGTAGATGTAGGATAAGAATACAACCAGCAAGGTGCTTACCAGGTTAAAACCCACAAAGATCAGTATCAACATAACattgaaataaatattagagCAGGAAAGGATCAGGATTGGGGGCAAATCACAAAAGAAGTGATTGATGATGTTGGAATTGCAGAAGGACAGTGAAAGGAGGAATCCTGTGTGTGTGTTGGCATTCAGGGAAGCCATAACATAAGATCCAGTGACCAGTTGGATGCAGGCCCTCTGGGACATGACCACTGGATAACGGAGAGGGTTACAGATGGCCACATAGCGATCTACAGCCAtggcagccagaaggaaacattCAACTGTGGCAAACAAACCGTAAATATATAATTGTGTAATACACCCTGAGAATGAGATAGATTTATCAGAGACCAGGAAGTTTACTATCATCTTAGGAGTGATAGCAGATGTGTAACAGAGGTCAGCAAAAGCCAAGTGttggaggaaaaaatacatgggTGTGTGAAGGCGAGCATCACACTTGATGAGCAGAATCATACCAAAATTAGCCGTGAGTGAAACAAGGTAGATGATCAGAAATACAAAGAAGAGAATGTATTGTACTTCTTGTCGCACTGCAAACCCCAATAGAATGAACTCAGTCACGCTGGTGCCATTCCCTTGGATCATGGCTTTCATATTATCTGCAAATGAAGGCTAAAGAGAGAAGGACAAAGAGATAAATGACCtcaaataaggaaaaatagaatttagtTTAATGATGATGCATTCTCTTTAAGCAACTTACTATATTGAAATACTTTGTTTtcacatcatttttctttctgtaatgATCCTTCCCAAAGACTCGACCCCAGGATCCTTACCTTATAACAAAGACTGAATAAGAAAGAGCAGGAAAGAGTTCAGCAAAATCAACCAATACACCAATTGTGTCTGAAGATGCTCTgccattttctctcattttctctgatTTTGGTTATTATGGTTACCATTTATAAGGCACTTTAGGAATTCTTGTGTCTTTTAACCTTGTTCTTAATGAAAGTTCAGAGGGAGATGAGGCAAATTTGTTCTCAACAGGGATGGCAAGGAGGGGGGAAGACATATTTAGTCTCCCTAGTGCTGCTTTGAAGGAAGAGATGTTATTTCTCTAGTAACCTAAAGTTTGTAAAAATACattgcattcatttattttaaaatttaaagctcACAATAAACCTGGGATATTGGTGTTACTTgcaatccccattttacagaagagaaaattacatagaaagaggttaagtgtttTGACAGCACAGATGAATGAAGCAAGTTTTGAACCTGATTTCCTGACAACAGAGTGATCGCTCTATTTTACTGCACTACCttgtttttttgttatattttaaaaaaacttgcaGAGAACTCCAAAACAAgatattaatatttctaatatccTCGAGATGCTCTGGTaacatgttttctttcctttttctttcccattttttccattcctagaatgggaaaaaatgagtaTGTACAGATATTTAGATCCAAGTAATCGTAGTTTATTAAAGCTGGAAAATGAGTCCAGAGGTGAAAGATATAAGgttgctgtttttattttgtttttgcaatgtaATGGAGtaaagggacttgctcaaggtctcacaactaaataattattaaggtcagatttgaactcatatcctcctgccTCTAAGGACCAGTGCACTgtacactgcaccatctagctacccctcatGAGAATGCTCTTAACAGGTAGTGTTAACTCTGAGCGAAGGGAACCTGGAACGGAGAAACTAGACTGATGTGAGACTTTGAGGAGCTTCATAAAGTGAGAACTGAAAGGGGCATTAGAGATGGTCTAGCCAAGTCTCTTTGTGTTAATATATTAGAAAGCAGAGACCTTGGGAAACTTCCACAATTTGACTAAGGTCATACTAAATTAATTCCCAATACTGAGCC
The Macrotis lagotis isolate mMagLag1 chromosome 3, bilby.v1.9.chrom.fasta, whole genome shotgun sequence genome window above contains:
- the LOC141516760 gene encoding putative olfactory receptor 5AK3, with the translated sequence MIQGNGTSVTEFILLGFAVRQEVQYILFFVFLIIYLVSLTANFGMILLIKCDARLHTPMYFFLQHLAFADLCYTSAITPKMIVNFLVSDKSISFSGCITQLYIYGLFATVECFLLAAMAVDRYVAICNPLRYPVVMSQRACIQLVTGSYVMASLNANTHTGFLLSLSFCNSNIINHFFCDLPPILILSCSNIYFNVMLILIFVGFNLVSTLLVVFLSYIYILSAILRMPSAKGRHKAFSTCGSHMTAVAIFYGTTIYMYLHPSSSESQENEKVASVFYGIVIPMLNPLIYSLRNKEVKEAMKVLIKSGA